The following are from one region of the Nostoc cf. commune SO-36 genome:
- the uvsE gene encoding UV DNA damage repair endonuclease UvsE translates to MTTIEFPNLPNAQQCQKSAPPYLGLVCITSDKQVRFRTMTRTRYLKLSLSDRKVVLSELYRYNLQRLHDALSFCQQNKIQLYRMPSALFPLSDLEDEIGANILEVMSADLATIGERANALTIRMVLHPDQYVVLSSDSPEVVQASINNLAWHGRILDLLGLPRSPWSLMNIHGGKSQRAEKLIKVISELPENIKSRLTLENDEYAYSADEILAVCQQAGVPMVFDAHHHICHENLDSYDHPSVASMLYAARETWTNPDWQLVHISNGEQAFNDRKHSDLITDMPNVYYQVPWIEVEAKQKEQAIALLRSSWLIKNNCT, encoded by the coding sequence ATGACCACAATCGAGTTTCCAAATTTACCTAATGCACAGCAGTGCCAAAAAAGCGCACCGCCCTATTTAGGGCTAGTTTGCATCACTTCCGACAAACAAGTGCGTTTTCGGACAATGACGCGCACCCGATACTTAAAACTTTCCCTTAGCGATCGCAAAGTTGTCCTAAGTGAACTGTATCGGTATAACTTACAGCGTTTGCATGATGCTCTATCTTTTTGTCAGCAGAATAAAATTCAGCTTTATCGGATGCCTTCTGCTTTATTTCCCCTAAGTGACTTAGAAGACGAAATTGGCGCAAATATATTAGAGGTAATGAGCGCTGATTTAGCAACAATCGGTGAACGAGCAAATGCATTGACTATAAGAATGGTGTTGCATCCAGATCAGTATGTAGTGCTGAGTTCTGATTCTCCCGAAGTGGTACAGGCAAGTATAAATAATTTAGCATGGCATGGACGTATACTTGACTTACTAGGATTACCGCGATCGCCTTGGTCATTGATGAATATTCATGGTGGTAAATCTCAACGGGCTGAAAAACTAATAAAAGTAATTTCCGAACTACCAGAAAACATCAAAAGCCGCTTGACTCTAGAAAACGATGAATACGCCTATAGTGCCGATGAAATTTTAGCAGTATGTCAGCAAGCTGGCGTGCCGATGGTATTTGATGCCCATCACCATATTTGCCACGAAAATTTAGATAGCTACGATCATCCGAGTGTAGCTTCGATGCTTTATGCAGCGCGAGAAACGTGGACAAATCCAGATTGGCAATTAGTTCATATTTCCAATGGTGAGCAAGCTTTCAATGACAGAAAACACAGCGATTTAATTACCGATATGCCTAACGTTTACTACCA
- a CDS encoding phytanoyl-CoA dioxygenase family protein: MVQSIGGIVKYSATDLDQLAQELNKDGICVIRGVFEQKFIDEWAQAFEKLFHERQNQPGGLAPREISPLLSDIALDLPIC; the protein is encoded by the coding sequence ATGGTTCAAAGTATAGGCGGTATAGTGAAATATTCAGCTACCGACCTAGACCAATTAGCTCAAGAACTGAATAAAGACGGAATTTGTGTCATTCGCGGTGTTTTTGAGCAAAAATTCATTGACGAGTGGGCACAAGCTTTTGAAAAGTTATTTCACGAGCGTCAAAATCAACCAGGTGGGTTGGCTCCTCGGGAAATTTCCCCGCTACTATCTGACATTGCCTTGGATTTACCCATTTGCTAA
- a CDS encoding glycoside hydrolase family 43 protein, translating into MQTYTNPVYKGYFADPFVWQHEGVYYAIGTGAAEAEGTVDAIADVPNVNFNNKSRVFPLLRSFDFVNWDFVGNALQRPDPALGDNFWAPEVAYCDGQFYLYYSVGHEDKNHQLRVATSDTPLGPYQDVGEPVGDPKSCPFAIDPHPFCDDDGQWYLFYARDFLDTSDGVRAGTALVVDRLQTMTKLAGEGKVVLRARSDWQRFLANRLMYGEIYDWHTLEGPCVRKHEGKYYCFYSGGRWETENYGVDYGVADNVMGPYSDAGNETGPRVLKSIPNFVIGPGHNSIVLGPDGKTEYIVYHAWAKNMDMRQICLDMLIWKPEGPLCQGPTWTPQTINSDR; encoded by the coding sequence ATGCAAACTTATACTAATCCAGTCTACAAAGGTTATTTTGCCGATCCTTTTGTTTGGCAACATGAAGGCGTATATTATGCGATCGGCACTGGTGCAGCAGAAGCAGAAGGAACGGTAGATGCAATAGCGGACGTACCGAATGTTAACTTCAATAACAAATCGCGTGTCTTTCCTTTGTTACGCTCTTTCGACTTTGTGAACTGGGATTTTGTTGGTAACGCACTACAGCGACCAGATCCAGCCCTTGGCGATAATTTCTGGGCCCCCGAAGTTGCTTACTGCGATGGACAGTTTTATCTCTACTACTCTGTAGGGCATGAAGACAAGAATCATCAGTTACGTGTAGCTACAAGCGATACTCCGTTAGGGCCTTATCAAGATGTTGGTGAGCCAGTTGGAGATCCAAAGTCTTGCCCTTTTGCGATCGACCCGCACCCATTCTGTGATGATGATGGACAATGGTATTTGTTTTATGCCCGTGACTTTCTCGATACATCGGATGGAGTGCGTGCTGGCACAGCATTAGTAGTAGACCGACTCCAAACCATGACTAAGCTTGCTGGTGAAGGGAAAGTAGTTTTGCGTGCGCGATCCGATTGGCAACGGTTTTTAGCGAACCGTTTGATGTACGGTGAAATCTATGATTGGCATACTTTAGAAGGCCCCTGTGTTCGTAAGCATGAAGGCAAATACTACTGCTTTTATAGTGGTGGACGCTGGGAAACTGAAAATTACGGTGTAGATTATGGCGTCGCTGACAACGTGATGGGGCCTTATTCTGATGCAGGTAACGAAACTGGGCCACGGGTGCTAAAGTCTATTCCTAATTTTGTTATAGGGCCGGGACATAACTCTATCGTTCTTGGGCCAGATGGAAAAACTGAGTATATTGTCTACCATGCTTGGGCGAAAAATATGGATATGCGGCAAATCTGCCTAGATATGCTGATCTGGAAACCAGAAGGGCCCCTTTGCCAAGGCCCTACCTGGACACCGCAGACTATCAACAGCGATCGCTAG
- a CDS encoding signal peptidase I encodes MMQPKVVYGNAAVEGVNRWGWFMGHFITPEDDPRSTEMLEVKWAVHKAGDSRTEWAVNNQAATLSILIDGEFRLQFEDREILLTCEGDYVLWCAGVSHWWVAESDCTILTVRWPFKARR; translated from the coding sequence ATGATGCAGCCTAAAGTTGTTTACGGAAACGCAGCCGTTGAAGGTGTGAATCGTTGGGGATGGTTCATGGGTCACTTTATCACCCCTGAAGACGATCCGCGTTCCACGGAAATGCTAGAAGTAAAATGGGCTGTTCACAAAGCAGGTGACAGTAGAACTGAATGGGCAGTAAATAACCAAGCTGCTACGCTTTCAATTCTCATTGACGGAGAATTTCGTCTGCAATTTGAAGATAGAGAAATTTTATTAACTTGTGAAGGTGATTACGTTCTCTGGTGTGCGGGTGTGTCCCATTGGTGGGTTGCTGAGTCTGACTGTACTATTCTGACAGTCAGATGGCCCTTCAAAGCCAGGCGATAG
- the galE gene encoding UDP-glucose 4-epimerase GalE: MSTILVTGGAGYIGSHAVLALKNAGYEVIVLDNLSNGHRELVEEVLQVKLIVGDMSDRALLDNIFSTHNITAVMHFAAYIAVGESVTDPAKYYQNNVAGTLTLLEAMVAASVNKFIFSSTCALYGVPKFVPLTEDHPQDPISPYATSKWMVERILSDFDAAYNLKSVRFRYFNAAGAEPNGLLGEDHEPETHLIPLVLLTAFGKRESILIFGTDYPTPDGTCIRDYIHVNDLAQAHILGLEYLLKGGQSEVFNLGNGSGFSVRQVIETAKKVTDKEIKIEERDRRPGDPPILVGSSDKATKILGWHPEYPNLNEIIAHAWQWHQRRHR, translated from the coding sequence ATGTCAACGATTTTAGTAACGGGAGGAGCCGGATATATTGGTTCCCATGCGGTATTAGCACTGAAAAATGCAGGTTATGAAGTAATCGTTTTAGACAATCTGTCTAACGGACATCGAGAACTTGTAGAAGAAGTTTTGCAGGTAAAATTGATTGTTGGGGATATGAGCGATCGCGCCCTACTTGATAATATATTTTCAACCCATAATATAACGGCAGTAATGCATTTTGCTGCTTATATTGCAGTGGGTGAATCTGTTACCGACCCAGCCAAATATTACCAAAATAATGTTGCAGGCACTCTGACGCTTTTAGAAGCAATGGTTGCTGCATCAGTTAATAAATTTATCTTTTCTTCTACTTGCGCTCTTTACGGCGTACCAAAGTTTGTTCCTCTTACCGAAGACCATCCACAAGATCCCATTAGTCCTTACGCTACTAGCAAGTGGATGGTAGAACGAATTTTATCTGATTTTGATGCCGCCTACAATTTGAAGTCTGTACGTTTTCGCTATTTTAACGCCGCAGGTGCTGAACCGAATGGGTTGCTGGGTGAAGACCACGAGCCGGAAACTCATCTTATACCACTAGTACTACTAACTGCTTTTGGTAAGCGCGAATCAATTTTGATTTTCGGCACTGATTACCCTACCCCAGATGGTACTTGTATCCGTGATTATATTCATGTGAATGACTTGGCACAAGCCCATATTTTAGGTTTAGAATATTTACTCAAAGGTGGACAAAGTGAAGTATTTAATCTAGGAAACGGCAGTGGCTTTTCAGTTAGACAAGTAATAGAAACTGCGAAAAAAGTCACAGACAAAGAAATTAAAATAGAAGAACGCGATCGCAGACCAGGCGACCCTCCGATTTTAGTTGGCAGCAGTGACAAAGCAACTAAAATATTGGGCTGGCATCCAGAGTATCCTAATTTGAACGAAATTATCGCCCATGCTTGGCAGTGGCATCAACGACGACATAGGTAG
- the glf gene encoding UDP-galactopyranose mutase: protein MASEKSQVQNNGVSNIISPKQRKTKRSQPVEMQPSSTSLLNLSSSNNKKVPTETFQDTPDIVCLSHLRWNFVYQRPQHLLSRCAQGKRVFFIEEAIISEEPLARLDVNEDSDGVVVVVPHLPQGLSEEAINANLQVLIDSLFAEHNINKYICWYYTPMAIAFTRHLQPQAVVYDCMDELSAFQGASPTLKNYEAELFSRADLVFTGGQSLYESKVNQHPNVYAFPSSVDVPHFGQARTVQEPEDQAHIPHPRLGFFGVIDERMDIELLAGIAEARPDWHLVIIGPVVKIDPATLPQHENIHYLGGRDYKQLPAYLAGWDLAMLPFARNESTRFISPTKTPEYLAAGRPVVSTSIRDVVRPYGESKLVRIADTVSEFVAAAEQAMQEDTPASEWLSRVDVFLEKISWDRTWASMMKLIDSAIAARDGEDKANSTGAVGKQAPNIITRDFVFDYLVVGAGFSGSVIAERLATQGKKVLVVDKRNHIGGNAYDHYNDDGVLVHKYGPHIFHTNSREVFEYLSRFTQWRSYEHRVLASVDGQLVPIPINLDTINKLYGMNLNSFEVEEFYKSLAEPVESIRTSEDVVVSKVGRELYEKFFRNYTRKQWGLDPSELDKSVIARIPTRTNRDDRYFTDSYQAMPLHGFTRMFDNMLNHPNIKVMLNTDYQEIQKAIPCREMVYSGPVDEYFDYRYGKLPYRSLDFKHETHNTSVFQKAPVINYPNEQLYTRVTEFKYLTGQEHSKTSIVYEFPKAEGDPYYPVPRPENNEMYKQYKALSDTTPGVYFVGRLATYKYYNMDQCVAQALSVYKQIAVKA, encoded by the coding sequence ATGGCAAGTGAAAAATCTCAAGTCCAAAACAACGGTGTCAGCAATATTATTTCGCCCAAGCAGCGTAAAACAAAGCGATCGCAGCCAGTCGAAATGCAACCATCAAGTACATCACTGTTGAATTTAAGTTCGTCTAATAATAAAAAAGTTCCGACAGAAACCTTTCAAGATACGCCTGATATAGTTTGCTTATCTCATTTGCGTTGGAATTTCGTTTATCAAAGACCACAACATCTACTTAGTCGCTGCGCTCAAGGAAAGCGAGTGTTCTTTATTGAGGAGGCAATTATCTCTGAAGAACCCTTGGCAAGGTTAGATGTAAACGAAGATTCTGATGGAGTAGTTGTGGTTGTGCCACACCTACCACAAGGTTTAAGTGAAGAAGCAATAAACGCAAATTTACAAGTATTAATTGATAGTTTGTTTGCAGAGCATAATATCAACAAGTATATTTGTTGGTATTACACCCCAATGGCGATCGCGTTTACCCGCCACTTGCAACCCCAAGCTGTGGTGTACGATTGCATGGATGAATTGTCTGCATTCCAAGGAGCATCACCCACTTTAAAGAATTACGAAGCCGAATTATTCAGCCGTGCAGACTTAGTATTTACAGGGGGACAAAGCCTTTACGAAAGTAAAGTGAACCAGCACCCCAACGTTTATGCCTTTCCCAGCAGTGTAGATGTCCCCCACTTTGGTCAGGCGAGAACTGTTCAAGAACCAGAAGATCAAGCTCATATTCCTCATCCTCGCCTTGGGTTCTTTGGCGTAATTGATGAACGGATGGATATTGAATTGCTTGCTGGGATTGCCGAAGCACGCCCCGACTGGCATTTAGTAATTATTGGCCCAGTTGTCAAAATCGATCCCGCAACTCTGCCACAGCATGAAAACATCCATTATCTCGGTGGTAGAGATTATAAACAGCTACCTGCCTATTTAGCAGGGTGGGACTTGGCAATGTTGCCGTTTGCGCGTAACGAATCAACACGTTTTATTAGCCCTACCAAAACTCCAGAATATCTTGCCGCAGGTAGACCTGTAGTATCTACCTCAATTCGAGATGTGGTTCGTCCTTACGGAGAATCAAAACTGGTGCGAATTGCAGACACAGTTTCAGAGTTCGTCGCTGCCGCAGAACAAGCAATGCAAGAAGACACCCCAGCCTCAGAATGGTTGAGTCGAGTAGATGTCTTTTTAGAGAAGATTTCTTGGGATCGCACTTGGGCATCAATGATGAAGCTGATTGACTCTGCCATTGCAGCCCGTGATGGTGAAGACAAAGCTAACTCCACAGGTGCAGTTGGTAAACAAGCACCAAATATCATTACCAGAGATTTTGTCTTCGATTACTTAGTTGTCGGCGCTGGTTTTTCTGGTAGCGTCATTGCAGAACGTTTGGCAACTCAAGGTAAAAAAGTGCTGGTTGTAGACAAGCGCAACCACATAGGCGGCAATGCCTACGATCATTACAATGATGATGGTGTTCTCGTACACAAATACGGCCCCCACATTTTTCACACAAACTCCCGCGAAGTTTTTGAATACCTCTCGCGCTTTACTCAGTGGCGGTCTTACGAGCATCGCGTCCTTGCTAGTGTAGACGGGCAACTTGTGCCGATTCCGATTAACCTTGACACCATCAACAAGTTGTATGGGATGAATCTCAATTCATTTGAGGTGGAGGAGTTTTACAAATCCCTTGCTGAACCCGTAGAATCCATCCGCACTAGTGAAGATGTGGTGGTCAGTAAAGTTGGTCGAGAACTGTATGAAAAGTTTTTCCGAAATTACACGCGCAAGCAATGGGGACTTGACCCATCGGAACTTGATAAATCAGTAATTGCCAGAATTCCGACTCGTACTAATCGTGACGATCGCTATTTTACCGATAGCTACCAAGCGATGCCACTACACGGCTTTACCCGGATGTTTGACAATATGCTAAATCATCCGAATATCAAGGTAATGCTCAACACCGATTATCAGGAAATCCAAAAAGCTATACCTTGCCGCGAGATGGTTTACTCCGGGCCTGTTGACGAATACTTTGATTATCGCTACGGCAAACTACCCTATCGCTCGCTTGATTTCAAACATGAGACGCACAACACTTCTGTATTTCAAAAAGCGCCAGTGATCAATTATCCTAATGAACAGCTTTATACTCGTGTGACAGAGTTTAAGTATTTAACTGGTCAGGAACACTCTAAAACTAGTATTGTTTATGAGTTTCCAAAAGCTGAAGGAGATCCTTATTATCCTGTACCGCGTCCTGAAAATAACGAAATGTACAAGCAGTACAAGGCGCTATCTGATACAACACCAGGAGTATATTTTGTGGGACGACTGGCGACCTACAAGTACTACAACATGGATCAATGTGTTGCTCAGGCTTTGTCTGTGTACAAACAAATTGCAGTCAAAGCTTAA
- a CDS encoding family 1 glycosylhydrolase: MASAFDSTLNTPKSKLPLEVWAGVECTVNRVGEEYFDQLERNGHATRLDDLDLFAQLGIHAIRYPVIWERIAPNGLENADWSWTDERLGRLRELGICPIVGLVHHGSGPRDTSLVDPEFPEKLAVFARAVAERYPWITHYTPINEPLTTARFSGMYGHWYPHGQDDLTFARALLGECKAIALSMQAIREVNPNAQLVQTEDLGKTHSTPKLAYQAELENERRWLSLDLLCGRINPTHSMWGYLRDCGISETELEEFLQCTCPPDIIGINHYLTSERFLDENLETYPAWTHGGNGRDKYADVEAVRVCAEGLAGPRTLLKETWERYKLPFAVTEVHLSCTREEQLRWLNEVWNAAQELRDQGADVRAVTVWALLGSYDWNSLVTRSAGYYEPGVFDLRSRSVSSGESPQPRQTAIAKMVRDLASGHKPNHPLLETPGWWHRQERLLYPAVSCRVSLPSPPPASSPVSNRPLAIVGATGTLGQAFARLCEVRGISYCLLRRQDMDISNPASVNKVLTELQPWAVVNAAGYVRVDDAEREPDVCLKVNAEGAAILAAACAQHNVALLTFSSDLVFDGAESNPYVETDTVAPLNVYGCSKVLAEKLVLQAHPASLMIRTSAFFGPWDDYNFVTIALRQLAAGNTFVAAEDAIVSPTYIPDLVHTSLDLLIDGEKGLWHLANKSAIAWSDLARLAAKKAGVSVSSLIARPTQELGWIATRPAYSVLGSDRGELMPHLDSAISRYLEERN; the protein is encoded by the coding sequence ATGGCTTCTGCTTTCGACTCGACGCTCAATACTCCTAAATCAAAACTTCCTCTAGAAGTTTGGGCTGGTGTAGAGTGTACGGTTAACCGTGTAGGTGAAGAGTATTTTGACCAGTTAGAACGCAATGGTCATGCAACGCGCTTGGATGACCTAGATTTATTCGCCCAACTTGGTATACACGCCATCCGTTATCCAGTAATTTGGGAGCGAATAGCGCCCAATGGTTTAGAGAATGCTGATTGGTCGTGGACGGATGAACGGCTGGGACGCTTGCGCGAACTCGGCATTTGTCCAATTGTGGGATTAGTACATCATGGTAGTGGGCCGCGTGATACTAGCTTAGTAGATCCAGAATTTCCTGAGAAACTAGCGGTGTTTGCGCGTGCAGTTGCAGAACGCTATCCTTGGATAACACATTACACACCGATAAACGAGCCACTGACAACAGCACGATTTAGCGGGATGTACGGTCACTGGTATCCTCACGGACAGGACGATTTAACTTTTGCCCGTGCTTTATTAGGAGAGTGTAAAGCGATCGCTCTTTCGATGCAAGCAATTCGGGAAGTCAACCCCAATGCCCAACTCGTACAAACTGAGGATTTGGGTAAAACTCATAGTACACCAAAGCTGGCTTATCAAGCAGAGCTAGAAAACGAGCGTCGTTGGTTGAGTTTGGATTTATTATGTGGCCGAATCAACCCAACTCATTCAATGTGGGGTTACTTACGCGACTGTGGCATCAGCGAGACTGAACTTGAAGAATTTTTGCAATGTACCTGTCCGCCTGACATTATCGGCATTAACCATTACCTTACGAGCGAACGCTTTTTAGATGAAAACCTAGAAACCTATCCAGCTTGGACGCATGGAGGTAATGGTCGAGATAAGTATGCAGATGTAGAAGCAGTGCGCGTCTGTGCTGAGGGTTTGGCAGGGCCGCGGACATTGCTTAAAGAGACATGGGAACGCTACAAACTACCCTTTGCTGTCACTGAAGTTCACCTCAGTTGTACCCGCGAGGAACAGCTACGCTGGCTCAATGAAGTGTGGAATGCAGCCCAAGAATTACGAGATCAGGGCGCAGATGTTCGGGCTGTAACTGTTTGGGCGCTTTTGGGCAGCTACGATTGGAATAGTTTAGTGACTCGCTCCGCAGGATACTACGAGCCTGGCGTGTTTGATTTGCGTTCGCGTAGCGTCTCCTCTGGAGAATCGCCACAGCCTAGACAGACTGCGATCGCTAAAATGGTGCGAGATTTAGCCAGTGGACATAAACCCAATCATCCACTACTTGAGACACCAGGATGGTGGCATCGGCAAGAGCGCCTATTATACCCAGCAGTCAGTTGTCGCGTATCGCTCCCATCTCCTCCCCCGGCTTCCTCCCCTGTTTCCAACCGTCCCCTGGCGATCGTTGGAGCCACAGGAACTCTAGGCCAGGCTTTTGCTCGGTTGTGTGAAGTGCGAGGAATTTCATATTGCCTGCTCAGACGCCAAGATATGGATATTTCCAATCCTGCTTCCGTCAATAAAGTACTTACCGAGTTGCAACCGTGGGCAGTTGTCAACGCTGCGGGATACGTGCGGGTAGACGATGCCGAACGCGAACCCGATGTTTGTTTAAAGGTAAACGCTGAAGGGGCAGCGATTTTAGCTGCTGCTTGCGCTCAACATAATGTGGCGCTGCTAACTTTCTCTTCAGATTTGGTATTCGATGGTGCTGAGTCTAATCCTTATGTCGAAACAGATACCGTTGCGCCCCTTAATGTATATGGATGCAGCAAAGTTTTGGCAGAAAAGCTAGTATTACAGGCTCATCCGGCATCACTAATGATTCGCACCAGCGCATTTTTTGGCCCGTGGGATGATTACAACTTTGTGACGATCGCTCTACGGCAATTAGCTGCTGGTAATACTTTTGTCGCCGCCGAAGATGCGATCGTCTCGCCTACATACATACCCGATCTTGTCCATACCAGCCTTGATTTGCTGATTGATGGCGAGAAAGGTTTGTGGCATTTGGCTAACAAAAGTGCGATCGCTTGGTCTGACTTAGCCCGATTGGCGGCAAAAAAAGCAGGTGTGAGTGTCAGCAGTCTAATAGCTCGTCCAACACAAGAACTTGGTTGGATTGCTACCCGCCCAGCTTACAGCGTTCTTGGTAGCGATCGTGGTGAATTAATGCCACACCTTGACAGTGCAATTTCTCGCTACTTGGAAGAAAGAAATTAA
- a CDS encoding phytanoyl-CoA dioxygenase family protein produces MPWIYPFANELVFANPVIMGILERVFYQEYVMVQMGVDVPFQGSDYQETHRDFRPLFSDRIVTPLYALAVNFPLVEVTAENGPFQMARGTHVLPREEGLEKVASGEIPMESFYMQPGDVMVRSPLALHRGSPNRTNQPRPMVVMGYAMHWLHTPKVDLTLPKDYYESLPEKLKQMLRCQLVESLPQNKVETYVNFKY; encoded by the coding sequence TTGCCTTGGATTTACCCATTTGCTAATGAATTAGTTTTTGCCAATCCAGTGATTATGGGTATTTTAGAGCGCGTGTTTTACCAAGAATACGTGATGGTTCAAATGGGAGTTGATGTCCCATTCCAGGGTTCGGATTATCAGGAAACCCATCGGGATTTTCGTCCACTGTTTAGCGATCGCATAGTTACACCACTTTACGCCCTAGCGGTCAACTTTCCCCTGGTGGAAGTAACCGCAGAAAACGGCCCGTTCCAAATGGCACGCGGGACTCATGTATTACCGCGTGAAGAAGGATTAGAAAAGGTTGCCAGTGGTGAAATTCCGATGGAATCTTTTTATATGCAGCCTGGTGATGTCATGGTGCGATCGCCTTTAGCACTGCATCGGGGTTCCCCCAATCGGACAAACCAACCAAGACCGATGGTAGTCATGGGCTATGCTATGCATTGGTTGCACACACCAAAGGTAGATTTGACTCTCCCAAAAGACTACTATGAAAGCCTGCCAGAAAAGCTAAAGCAGATGCTACGGTGTCAGCTGGTAGAAAGCTTACCTCAGAACAAAGTTGAAACTTACGTGAATTTCAAATACTAG